One region of Armigeres subalbatus isolate Guangzhou_Male unplaced genomic scaffold, GZ_Asu_2 Contig527, whole genome shotgun sequence genomic DNA includes:
- the LOC134204352 gene encoding uncharacterized protein K02A2.6-like → MDTGSPITIISETFYRNNFGEFTLHPFRGKLVFYTGGEATLKGAFEAVLCYQGRQAVGQIVVIEGGRNPLIGRDFIGELLHLRLNKLDTESSDSQEVQLKTILNEYQELFDGFLAKVVEELDALEKTGIVTKAAITEGGTQLVTVLKKDNIRLCADYRVTVNPFLEDKRYPMPVVEDLFDTLQGGKLFSKLDLKSAYNQLELEEESRKMLGWSTHKGIYYVNRLPFVTQPACAIFQEVLEKLLQECPGCINFLDDVLVTSATVSEHLKNLARVLSKLLEAGFRLNREKYMEALAVYYAVRRLSSYLLGKSFTILTDHQPLVSLFGRKGIPDMVFGKLQHWAVFLANYGYEIKYIKGVSNKVADFLSRSPVQCCDDEVEDDEEVMFLQYIESETRSLVERKQLIIESRRDPVVSRVVHYVKTGWPAKVDDPELKKYFVRKDELVVEEGVLMWGYRIIAPMKLRSFLLQELHSTHLGIVKMKSLARNYFWWPSIDKEIEAMGKRLRRSHQILKYDYDDYEEKEVARGEIVCEAVPIPDEEYLSAEDDDTLQVQQDQLQPDQPQRGHYRADGVYVTRSSRMVRVPSRN, encoded by the exons ATGGATACTGGATCACCAATAACGATTATCTCTGAGACGTTTTACCGCAATAATTTCGGAGAATTTACACTTCATCCGTTCCGTGGGAAGTTGGTGTTCTATACAGGAGGAGAAGCTACACTGAAGGGAGCTTTTGAAGCTGTTTTATGTTATCAAGGTCGACAAGCGGTTGGTCAAATTGTGGTAATTGAAGGAGGGCGCAATCCGTTGATTGGACGTGATTTTATTGGAGAGTTGCTTCACTTGCGGTTAAACAAACTTGACACGGAGTCGAGTGACAGTCAGGAAGTTCAACTGAAAACTATTTTGAATGAATATCAAGAATTGTTCGATGGATTCTTGG CTAAAGTTGTAGAGGAACTGGACGCACTAGAGAAGACTGGTATTGTTACTAAGGCTGCGATTACTGAGGGGGGAACCCAGTTAGTTACTGTTTTAAAGAAAGACAACATTCGTTTGTGCGCTGATTATCGAGTAACTGTCAACCCGTTTCTGGAAGATAAGCGATACCCTATGCCTGTTGTGGAAGATTTGTTCGACACGTTGCAAGGTGGAAAGTTATTTTCGAAACTGGATTTGAAATCGGCGTACAATCAGCTAGAGCTTGAGGAAGAATCGAGAAAAATGTTGGGATGGAGTACTCACAAAGGAATATATTATGTGAACCGTTTGCCGTTTGTTACTCAACCAGCCTGTGCAATATTTCAAGAAGTTCTGGAAAAGTTATTGCAGGAATGCCCCGGGTGTATCAATTTCTTGGATGACGTTTTAGTAACTAGTGCAACTGTAAGCGAACATCTCAAGAATTTAGCAAGAGTGTTGAGTAAGCTTTTAGAAGCCGGATTTCGACTAAACCGTGAGAAAT ATATGGAAGCGTTGGCTGTTTATTATGCGGTTCGAAGATTGAGCAGTTATCTTCTTGGAAAAAGCTTCACGATTTTGACGGATCATCAACCACTTGTGTCGTTATTTGGACGAAAGGGAATTCCGGATATGGTGTTCGGAAAGTTACAACATTGGGCTGTTTTCCTGGCAAATTACGGATATGAGATCAAGTACATTAAAGGAGTCAGCAACAAAGTAGCTGATTTCTTGTCTCGATCACCAGTTCAATGCTGTGACGATGAagttgaagatgatgaagaagTTATGTTTCTGCAGTATATTGAATCTGAAACGAGGTCATTGGTCGAACGGAAACAGCTTATAATTGAATCAAGGCGGGATCCTGTAGTAAGCCGTGTAGTGCATTACGTTAAGACCGGATGGCCTGCTAAAGTTGACGATCCTGAATtgaagaaatattttgttcgtaaGGACGAACTCGTTGTTGAAGAAGGCGTTCTTATGTGGGGCTACCGTATTATAGCACCTATGAAGCTAAGGTCATTTTTGCTGCAAGAACTTCATTCTACTCATCTTGGAATTGTCAAAATGAAATCGTTGGCTCGAAACTATTTCTGGTGGCCAAGTATCGACAAGGAGATAGAAGCTATGGGAAAAAGAT TACGAAGATCACATCAAATTCTGAAGTACGATTATGATGATTACGAGGAGAAAGAAGTTGCCCGTGGAGAAATAGTATGTGAAGCAGTACCTATTCCCGATGAAGAGTACTTATCAGCAGAAGACGATGATACTTTACAAGTACAACAAGATCAACTCCAACCAGATCAACCGCAACGAGGTCATTATCGTGCAGATGGAGTGTACGTCACAAGAAGTAGTCGGATGGTACGAGTTCCAAGTAGGAATTAG